Sequence from the Acidimicrobiales bacterium genome:
CCGTCGTCGGCGAGGTCAGCTCGATCTCCGGCATGTGGCAGTGATGGACGGTGACCACCTCGGCCAGGGTCTCCGTCAGGAACGCCATGAAGTCGTCGGCGCCGACGATCGCGCCGCCGCCCGACCCGGTGGTGTCCATCTCGACGTCGTCGGTGAACACGTCCCGCATCGCGACCCAGTCCTTGGTATCCATCGTCCGGCAGTAGCGGCTCTTGAGCTGCTTGATCGCCTCGATGTCGTCCACGGCCATCCCCCAGATCTAGCAGTCGCACCGGGGTTGCGGACGTCCGGGAGGGATCAGGGTGTTCCTGTGCGCTGCCGGCCGAGGGCGCCCAGCTTGCTCGGGTCGTAGGCGAGCCCGGCCTGGGGAGCGATGCGGAGGAACACCAGCTCGCCGCCGGGGTCCTCGTCGCCCTGGGGTGGCCCCGACCGGGCCAGGACCTCGGCGCTGCCGGTCGCCAGGTCGGCCACCAGCTGGTCGTTCTCGAGCAGTCCGACCGGCACGATGTAGTAGCCGTCGTACCCGTCG
This genomic interval carries:
- a CDS encoding nuclear transport factor 2 family protein, with protein sequence MAVDDIEAIKQLKSRYCRTMDTKDWVAMRDVFTDDVEMDTTGSGGGAIVGADDFMAFLTETLAEVVTVHHCHMPEIELTSPTTATGVWAMEDMLRWPNGMELHGYGHYHETYERAGGRWRIKRSELTRLRMDLTQPEES